A window of Zingiber officinale cultivar Zhangliang chromosome 5A, Zo_v1.1, whole genome shotgun sequence contains these coding sequences:
- the LOC121980423 gene encoding uncharacterized protein LOC121980423 gives MKAVPSVIILLDNVSKQAIETKRAWRWNRQTFIMIKPDGVQRGLVGEIISRFEKKGFYLKGEDFTNCNPFFVFPVYFREETRNFLGYFCASIRVEVGRRGTLLCGETLRRPLHEAFLWFPCGVHHLWSGGSDGMDAKECGGQTMQLRLAGSMMLPSNMVTTMLIEAT, from the exons ATGAAAGCTGTGCCTTCGGTCATCATTCTCCTTGACAACGTCAGCAAGCAAGCGATAGAAACGAAGCGAGCGTGGCGATGGAACAGACAGACCTTCATCATGATCAAGCCCGACGGCGTCCAACGCGGCCTG GTTGGAGAAATCATTAGTAGGTTTGAGAAAAAGGGTTTCTACTTGAAAGGTGAAGATTTTACCAACTGCAATCCTTTTTTTGTTTTCCCCGTCTACTTTAGAGAAGAAACGAGAaattttcttggttatttttgtGCGTCGATCAGGGTTGAAGTTGGTCGGCGTGGAACGCTCCTTTGCGGAGAAACACTACGTCGACCTCTCCATGAAGCCTTTCTTTGGTTCCCTTGTGGAGTACATCATCTCTGGTCCGGTGGTAGCGATGGTATGGACGCGAAAGAATGTGGTGGTCAGACTATGCAATTGAGATTGGCAG GGTCCATGATGCTTCCTTCCAACATGGTGACAACCATGCTAATTGAAG caacatga